TTCCGGAGGGGATTCTTATGCCCAATTTCAATTTTTCCTTAAAACGCCACGCCGCCGATCAGCGCCACCAGGCACAGCACCAGCGCCAAGGGCACATACACATACCGGCCCACGCTGTACCACAGGGCGCCCCGGGTCTTGTGGCTGCCGGTGTTGATAGCCGTCAGCAGGTCGTCCTTCTTCATTACATAGAACCACGACACTGCGCCCAATGTGGCCCCGATGGGGATGATGTAGATGGATACCAGATCCATCCAGGGTCCCCACTTGGCGATAGGCTCCATAAACAGTCCTGCGCCCAGGCACAGCACGCACAGCACCGCCAGGGCCGCCGTGCGATTCAGCTTCGGGAACTTGTGCAGCAGCGACTCCGCCACCGCCTCAAACATATTCTGCAGCGAGCTGACCCCTGCGAAAATCATGGCCACATACAGAATAATGGCGAATAGCCGCCCCAGGGGGATGTCCTGCAAAATGGTGGGCAGGGTCACGAATAGCAGCCCCGGGCCTGCGCCCACATCCAGGTCATAGGAGAAGCACGCCGGGATGATGACCAGCGCCGCCACCACCGCCGCGATGGTGTCAAACAGTGCCGTCCGCTGGGCCATATGCACCACATCCTCCTCCTTCGAGAGGTACGCGCCGTACACGATCATGCCGCTGCCTGTTACCGACAGGGAGAAGAAGGCCTGGCCCATGGCCCAGATCCAGATCATCGGGTCCTTCAGCGCCGCCCAGTCCGGGGTGAACATAAAGCGGTAGCCCTCCGCCGCCCCGGGCAGCAGCGCCACCCGCACCGCCAGGACCAGGAAAATGATGAAAAACACCGGCATCATGATCTTATTGGTCTTTTCAATGCTGTGGGCCCCCAGATAGAGGGTCAGCAGCGTCCCCACCACCACGATAATGTGATAGGGCACCACGGAAAAGGGCGTGGAGGAAAACTCGCCGAACCAAGCGGCGGTGTCCGCAGTCATCAGCGTACCCACCACGGAATCCACCAGCGCCTTGAGAATGTAGGTGACGATCACCGCATAGCCGATGGCGATGCACAGAGACCCTGCCAGGGGCAGCCAGCCCAAAAGACCGCCGGCCTTGCCCATGCCCTTGCTGCGGGTGGACCAGGCGTTTTCATAGGCGCCCAGAGTACCGGTGCCGGCCCGGCGGCCCATGGCGAACTCCGCCGGCAGACCCACATAGCTGAAAATGAATACGAACAGCAGGTAGATCAGCAGAAATGCACCGCCGCCGTTGCTGCCCAGCTTGTTGGGAAAGCCCCACACATTGGCCATGCCCACGGCGGAGCCCACCGAGGCCAGGATAAAGCCCCAGCGGGTGCCGAAATTCTTTGTACTTTTCTCTTTCATTGCTTCTCCCGTCCGGCCGCAAAAAATCCGCCCCCCGGGGGGGCCCCTCAGCGCCGCGGCCTTTTTTCGTTTTTCCGCCTCCGTGGCGGAGAGTTCCTCAAACCACTGCCATTTTAGCGCATTGAATCGCAAAAGTCAAGGAGGCCTCCTGGGAAGTGTTAATAAATTGTAAAAAAGATAAAATCGGATTGCTGCGGCGGAAATACCTACCGAAGCAATCCGATTCTTTTCCGTAGGCAGAGGGCGCCGGCGCTCAGTAAATCAGCCCATACAGCTCCTGCAGCCGCGCCAGGGTCTCCTCCGGTATCGCGCCCTCGTACAGGGCCCGGCCCTGGTAGCTCCGCAGAGCCGCCTCCAGCACCGCCCCGTCGTCACACACCAGGCATAGGGGCTTTTCGATCAGGTACTGTACCTGGGCCAGTTCCTCCGCGTCCGCCGTGCTTTGCAGCGCCACGGCCACCATGGGCTCGTCTCCGTCCATGGCCTCCTGAAGGTCATCCTCCAGATTTTCCGTCACGGCGATCACCGGCCCGTGCTTGGCGTCCGCCGGCAAATACATAGGCAGCTTTTCCGTGGCCGCCGGTAAAAGCGTCGGGTGCCGGGGCGATGGGGGCGTGATCTCCGCCCCGTCCAGGGCCTTTTTCAGCGCTGCAATGTGCCCGGCGTCCGTGCCGCAGCAGCCGCCGAAAATGGCCACACCTGCCTGCAAAAGCTCCGGCACCAGCGCCGTAAATTCCTCCGGCGGGCAGCTATATACCGCCTTGCCGTCCACGATCTGCGGCATTCCGGCGTTGGGTTTGGCAATGAGCGGCACCCGGGCATATTCCCGCAGCCGCCGCAGCTGCACCAGCATCTCCTGCGGCCCCGCCGAGCAGTTCAGGCCAAAGGCATCCACGCCCATGCCCTGCATAATAACCAGGGCCGCCGTGATGTCTGTGCCGGAGACGGTCCGGCCCTTTTCATCGCAGGTAAAGGTGACGAAAATGGGCTTGTCGCTGACGCTTCGTACCGCCAGCACCGCCGCCCGGGCATCGGACAGGGTCATCATGGTCTCAATAACGAACAGGTCCACCCCGGCCTCCTCCAGCCCTGCCGCCTGGGGCGTGTAAATGTCCACCAGCTCCCGGAAGGAGGTCTCTCCCATGGGCGAGAGAAACAGCCCCGTAGGGGACAGGTCTCCGGCCACCAGGGCCCGGCCCGCCGCCGCCTGCTTTGACAGCGCCGCCAGCCTTCGGTTATAGGCTGCCGTTTGGTTGAAGATCCCGTGCTCCTCCAGCTTCTGGCGGTTTGCGCCGAAGCTGGGGGCATACAGCACCCGGCTCCCGGCGTCCACATAGCGCCGCTGGATGTCCAAAATGCTCTCCGGGTGCGCAAGCACCCACTCCTCGGCGCTCACCGCCCCGGTAAAGCCCCGCTTTTGCAGCTCCGTGCCGGTGGCCCCGTCCAAAATCAGCGGAAATTGTACCTGCATCCTGCCGTCCTCCGTTTCGTAAAATCAAAAAATGGAAACCCGGTGCCGCCGACCTTGACACGGCCCCGACACCTTATTATACTATATCTACCTATAATTTTTAGCAGTCCCGGGCTGCTTTGTCAAGAGGGGAGGGGAGACCGTGGAGCGGCTTATGACCCTGGCGAGGGAAAACGGCTTCACCCGTTGGGGGGCGGCCAATCTCTCGGCCTTTCAGCCCCTGGCGTCTGTCCGGGCCATGTGCGCGGCGGACCGCTGCGGCCAATACGGTAAAAACTGGGCCTGCCCCCCGGCCTGCGGAAGTCTCACCCAGGCAGCCGCCGCCATTGCAAGGTGCCGCAGGGGCCTCCTGGTCCAGACCACCGGCCCCCTGGCTCACCCGCTGGACTATCCCGCCATGGAGAGCCTGGCCCGGCAGCATAAAAAGTCTTTTCAAGGCTTTGCCCGGCAGGCGCGGCTGCTGCACCCGGGCTGCCTGGCCCTCACAGCCGGAGCCTGCACCCTGTGCGCCCGGTGTACCTGTCCCACCCGGCCCTGCCGCTACCCGTCCAAGCGCCTGACCTCCATGGAGGCCTATGGCCTCTGGGTCAGCGACATCTGCCAAAAGTCCGGCCTGCCCTATAATTACGGCCCCCAGACCCTCACCTATACATCCTGTGTGCTTATTGCGGAGGAGTGAAAAAGCCATGCAGACACCCAAAGAAATTTTCCTGGAGCTATTAAAGCCCAATGGCCGCCCGGAGCGGGTGCTGAAGCAGTATGAGGCCCTGTATATGTGCCTCAATGACCCTATTAACACCTACCTGCGGGGAAACCGCCGCCGCGGCAGCGTCAGCCGTGACCGCTGGGGCACCACCATCAGCTTTCCCGCCGACGCCCCCGGGGCCATTCCCGTCCACACGGACGACCTCACCGTCTGCCCGGATGTGACGCATTGGGAGGAGACGGTCCATGCCCCGGACCTGGCGGTGAGCTGCACTGCGGGCTGGGAGGACTGCCGCGCCGCCGCCCGCTCTGCCGCCGGAGAGGAAAAGCTCCTGGCAGGCTTCATGGGCACGGGTATTTTTGAGCAGTGCCATTTTCTCATGGGCTTTGAAAACACCCTCACCGCCCTTTATGAGCATCCCGATGAAATGCACCGGCTCATTGACTACATCACCGACTACCGCCTGGGCTATGTGAAGCTGCTCATCGATAACCTTCACCCGGATGTCATCTTCTCCCACGATGACTGGGGCACCAAGGATGCCCTGTTTATGCATCCGGATATGTGGCGGGCGTTTTTCAAGGAGCCCTACCGCCGCTTCTACGGCTATATCCGCTCCCGGGGCTGCATCGCCATCCACCACGCCGACTCCTATCTGGTGCCCATCGTGGACGACATGGCCGAGATCGGCATTCAGGTCTGGCAGGGGGTTTTGCCGGAGAATGACATCCCCGCTCTCCAGCGCCATTTGCAGGGCAAGCTGGTCCTCATGGGCGGCATCGGCGCAGCCATCGACCGTTCGGACGCCACGGCCGGGGAGGTCTGCGACTACACCCGGCGTACCCTCCGGGCCTGCTGCCCCGGGGGCCACTTCATCCCCTCCATTACCTACGGCCTCCCCGGCGCCGTCTATTCTCATATCGACCGGTATATCGATGAGACCATCGACGCCTACAACGCCGGCGTACACCTGCCTGCTTTTCCGCTGCCGCCGGAGCCTCGGCGCAGCCTGGCGCCCCGTGCTTCCGCTCCCACTGCCGCCGTATCGGAGACTCCGGCGGAGCAGGGGGAGGACCTCCTGGCCGCCGTTGCCGCCGCCACCAAGCGCGGCCAGCAGAAAAAGCTGCTGGCTCTGGTGGATAAGGCTCTTTCCCGGGGCATCTCCGCCCAGGACATCCTCTCCGGCGGCCTGATAAAGGGTATGAACGACCTGGGTGAGGATTTTTCCGCCAGTCGTGCCTTTGTGCCGGAGATGCTCATGGCTGCCCGCTGTATGTCTGCCGCCACGGC
This is a stretch of genomic DNA from Vescimonas fastidiosa. It encodes these proteins:
- a CDS encoding cobalamin-dependent protein (Presence of a B(12) (cobalamin)-binding domain implies dependence on cobalamin itself, in one of its several forms, or in some unusual lineages, dependence on a cobalamin-like analog.); translated protein: MQTPKEIFLELLKPNGRPERVLKQYEALYMCLNDPINTYLRGNRRRGSVSRDRWGTTISFPADAPGAIPVHTDDLTVCPDVTHWEETVHAPDLAVSCTAGWEDCRAAARSAAGEEKLLAGFMGTGIFEQCHFLMGFENTLTALYEHPDEMHRLIDYITDYRLGYVKLLIDNLHPDVIFSHDDWGTKDALFMHPDMWRAFFKEPYRRFYGYIRSRGCIAIHHADSYLVPIVDDMAEIGIQVWQGVLPENDIPALQRHLQGKLVLMGGIGAAIDRSDATAGEVCDYTRRTLRACCPGGHFIPSITYGLPGAVYSHIDRYIDETIDAYNAGVHLPAFPLPPEPRRSLAPRASAPTAAVSETPAEQGEDLLAAVAAATKRGQQKKLLALVDKALSRGISAQDILSGGLIKGMNDLGEDFSASRAFVPEMLMAARCMSAATAQLKPHLVDGGGVRRTIGSACIGTVRGDMHDIGKNLVKIMLEGSNIEVYDLGADVAPETFIQAAREHHCDIIACSALLTTTMQQMRRVVELARESGIRDRVCIMVGGAPISQSFCDEIHADLYTPDAASAARAAVDRLTHPAK
- a CDS encoding homocysteine S-methyltransferase family protein, with translation MQVQFPLILDGATGTELQKRGFTGAVSAEEWVLAHPESILDIQRRYVDAGSRVLYAPSFGANRQKLEEHGIFNQTAAYNRRLAALSKQAAAGRALVAGDLSPTGLFLSPMGETSFRELVDIYTPQAAGLEEAGVDLFVIETMMTLSDARAAVLAVRSVSDKPIFVTFTCDEKGRTVSGTDITAALVIMQGMGVDAFGLNCSAGPQEMLVQLRRLREYARVPLIAKPNAGMPQIVDGKAVYSCPPEEFTALVPELLQAGVAIFGGCCGTDAGHIAALKKALDGAEITPPSPRHPTLLPAATEKLPMYLPADAKHGPVIAVTENLEDDLQEAMDGDEPMVAVALQSTADAEELAQVQYLIEKPLCLVCDDGAVLEAALRSYQGRALYEGAIPEETLARLQELYGLIY
- a CDS encoding sodium-dependent transporter; amino-acid sequence: MKEKSTKNFGTRWGFILASVGSAVGMANVWGFPNKLGSNGGGAFLLIYLLFVFIFSYVGLPAEFAMGRRAGTGTLGAYENAWSTRSKGMGKAGGLLGWLPLAGSLCIAIGYAVIVTYILKALVDSVVGTLMTADTAAWFGEFSSTPFSVVPYHIIVVVGTLLTLYLGAHSIEKTNKIMMPVFFIIFLVLAVRVALLPGAAEGYRFMFTPDWAALKDPMIWIWAMGQAFFSLSVTGSGMIVYGAYLSKEEDVVHMAQRTALFDTIAAVVAALVIIPACFSYDLDVGAGPGLLFVTLPTILQDIPLGRLFAIILYVAMIFAGVSSLQNMFEAVAESLLHKFPKLNRTAALAVLCVLCLGAGLFMEPIAKWGPWMDLVSIYIIPIGATLGAVSWFYVMKKDDLLTAINTGSHKTRGALWYSVGRYVYVPLALVLCLVALIGGVAF
- a CDS encoding DUF2284 domain-containing protein; this translates as MERLMTLARENGFTRWGAANLSAFQPLASVRAMCAADRCGQYGKNWACPPACGSLTQAAAAIARCRRGLLVQTTGPLAHPLDYPAMESLARQHKKSFQGFARQARLLHPGCLALTAGACTLCARCTCPTRPCRYPSKRLTSMEAYGLWVSDICQKSGLPYNYGPQTLTYTSCVLIAEE